A region of Nakaseomyces glabratus chromosome M, complete sequence DNA encodes the following proteins:
- the COY1 gene encoding CCAAT displacement transcription factor COY1 (CAGL0M08162g~Ortholog(s) have role in Golgi vesicle transport and Golgi membrane localization), whose product MDGSVYHHAADLWAKADLTNLQKDLDTSILAIKDRESSSLESRKHLASETKVFKKLESDEKLNGINKIIKQYQQEIDSLTKRAKSAEQDLLDFYSKISEAPDPLPLLKNSADNVEKIEDSDKLNGKITELEDKLARCADYDKIKERLSDLEQSSVKTLAKRLAAKEQELNSTWEEKQRNWSEKEKELSKQITILQDNNKALEATIAKKIDIEGGETTSTGTPSSMDFSASTERNLLMQELESSQSRVFQLEKRNEELSGKLAKATSEAEKESDLAAKQQQISQLESENALIMASSERERTNLNNITRELQQKVDNLKTESVSYKNELETLRRKVNTFSDYNEIKSELEALKKIEFGASDDADDEDDQNQESNKVQKSLMNANKKLQATLVELRTENISQKELNSKLQKEIAQLTDKLGELEEANAKLEIDLQQIEDIDQKFNDTASMVSGATRQMNNRTSKGRGKLSPTSSIVGIPEEGEYEPMQNTAILPIITKQRDRFRNRATDLEKQLRQLNQDKGKLRQEMQILKAENTKLYEKVRYLTNNQNSSTIGVSSLDTEAQLSHSYDESLNPLSKFKKTERDYYLNRHLSVWEKLFSTFAKIVLQNKSTRLIFLLYCVCLHGLVFMMSMYVINISGYLTPEVNVVQTSASKIGNAVDKNI is encoded by the coding sequence ATGGATGGTTCTGTGTATCACCATGCGGCAGACCTTTGGGCAAAAGCCGACTTGACTAACTTGCAAAAGGATCTGGATACGTCGATTCTGGCAATAAAGGATAGAGAGTCAAGTTCTTTAGAATCGAGAAAGCACCTTGCAAGTGAGACCAAAGTTTTCAAGAAACTAGAGTCGGATGAGAAGCTCAATGGTATCAACAAGATTATCAAACAATACCAGCAGGAAATCGACAGTTTGACGAAAAGAGCTAAGAGTGCAGAGCAAGACTTGCTTGATTTCTACTCAAAGATATCAGAAGCCCCTGATCCTTTACCCTTATTAAAAAATTCGGCGGATAACGTGGAAAAGATTGAAGATTCAGATAAATTGAATGGTAAAATTACTGAGTTAGAAGATAAGCTGGCGAGATGCGCTGACTACGATAAGATCAAAGAGAGATTATCTGATTTGGAACAAAGTTCAGTGAAGACACTTGCAAAAAGACTAGCAGCCAAGGAGCAAGAGTTAAATTCCACTTGGGAGGAAAAACAGAGAAACTGGAGTGAGAAGGAAAAGGAATTATCCAAACAGATTACCATATTACAAGACAATAATAAAGCCTTAGAAGCTACCATTGCCAAGAAGATTGATATCGAAGGTGGTGAAACTACTAGTACGGGTACTCCTTCGTCAATGGACTTTAGTGCTTCTACTGAGAGAAATCTTCTTATGCAGGAGCTAGAATCTTCTCAATCCCGAGTATTCCAATTAGAAAAGAGAAATGAAGAGTTGAGTGGTAAATTAGCTAAGGCAACCAGTGAAGCTGAAAAGGAATCAGATTTAGCTGCAAAACAACAGCAAATCAGTCAATTGGAAAGTGAAAATGCCTTGATTATGGCATCTTCCGAAAGGGAGCGTACAAatttaaataatataaccAGAGAACTTCAGCAAAAAGTGGATAATCTGAAGACTGAATCGGTATCGTATAAAAATGAATTAGAAACGCTCAGAAGAAAGGTCAATACTTTCTCTGattataatgaaattaaaagTGAACTTGAAGCTCTTAAGAAGATTGAGTTTGGAGCTAGTGATGAtgctgatgatgaagatgaccAGAACCAAGAGTCTAATAAGGTTCAAAAGAGTCTAATGAATGCTAATAAGAAACTGCAAGCAACATTGGTAGAGTTGAGAACTGAAAATATAAGTCAAAAGGAACTAAACTCAAAGctacaaaaagaaatcgCACAATTAACTGATAAACTGGGTGAACTGGAAGAGGCTAATGCTAAACTCGAGATTGACCTGCAGCAgattgaagatattgatcaAAAGTTTAATGATACAGCAAGCATGGTATCAGGAGCGACGAGACAGATGAACAATAGAACATCGAAGGGAAGAGGAAAGTTATCTCCCACAAGTTCTATTGTTGGTATACCTGAAGAAGGCGAGTATGAGCCTATGCAAAACACTGCCATTTTACCAATTATTACAAAGCAAAGAGATAGATTCAGAAATAGAGCTACAGATTTGGAAAAGCAACTACGTCAATTGAATCAGGATAAGGGTAAACTAAGACAGGAAATGCAAATACTAAAGGCTGAAAATACTAAACTTTATGAAAAGGTACGCTACCTAACTAACAATCAAAATTCTTCTACAATTGGAGTTTCCAGTTTAGATACAGAGGCTCAATTGTCTCATAGTTATGACGAGTCATTGAACcctctttcaaaatttaaGAAGACTGAAAGAGATTATTATCTCAACAGACATCTATCTGTATGGGAGAAACTCTTTTCAACGTTTGCGAAAATTGTCCTTCAAAATAAGTCTACTAGGCTAATTTTCTTACTATACTGTGTGTGTCTACATGGATTAG